A genomic segment from Leptolyngbya boryana PCC 6306 encodes:
- a CDS encoding glycosyltransferase family 2 protein, translated as MVFQRNGIDMISIITPVYNGEKFIESCLQAVIQQNCSDVEHLIMDGGSSDRTLEIVQRYTQQYAHIRWISEKDKGQSDAMNKGITLAKGEIVGFLNVDDYYEPDVLNRVLEVFRSLPQPSLVVGNCNVWNDSGGLKKYNRPIKLKLTDLLLGAEVNPHPINPSAYFYHRCLHEQIGLYNVEEHYALDVDFIFRAVQVAHVKHIDETWGNYREIEGTKTILDWRSGEGERRVEALLKSYRDRLPLRSQLQVATLYFLLNTPRKTIKHIKRTIGKNLMRARI; from the coding sequence ATGGTTTTTCAGCGCAATGGAATTGACATGATTAGTATCATTACACCTGTCTACAATGGAGAAAAATTTATTGAGTCTTGCCTTCAGGCAGTGATTCAGCAGAATTGTTCGGATGTTGAACATTTGATTATGGATGGCGGATCGAGCGATCGCACTCTTGAAATCGTTCAGCGCTATACCCAACAGTATGCACATATTCGCTGGATTTCTGAGAAGGATAAGGGACAATCGGATGCGATGAACAAAGGAATCACTTTAGCCAAAGGTGAGATCGTCGGCTTTCTCAATGTCGATGACTATTATGAACCGGATGTGCTAAATCGCGTTTTGGAGGTTTTTCGATCGCTTCCTCAACCCAGTCTAGTTGTGGGAAATTGCAATGTTTGGAACGACTCAGGCGGACTGAAAAAATACAATCGTCCAATCAAGCTCAAGTTAACCGATTTACTGCTCGGTGCTGAAGTCAATCCGCATCCGATTAATCCTTCCGCCTATTTTTACCATCGCTGTTTACACGAGCAAATTGGACTCTACAACGTCGAGGAACATTATGCGCTCGATGTAGACTTCATTTTTCGAGCGGTGCAGGTCGCGCACGTCAAACACATCGATGAAACTTGGGGGAACTATCGCGAAATCGAAGGCACAAAAACAATTCTCGATTGGAGATCGGGGGAAGGAGAACGACGGGTTGAAGCCTTGCTCAAGTCCTACCGCGATCGCTTACCGCTACGATCCCAACTTCAAGTTGCGACACTCTACTTTCTGCTCAACACTCCCAGAAAAACAATCAAACATATTAAGCGAACCATTGGAAAAAACTTGATGAGGGCTAGAATTTGA
- a CDS encoding O-antigen ligase family protein, which translates to MQWSTIAAVSFGFYMHGLTFYFLIASLAGVHTAILTAAYQALTIGIPFLFNLIDPDARKRILRFGVIEFLYLIFAVLFIYDFFTTRTPEIFPENLLIYASLYWFALAVAKSFSFEQLKIACYTSNRVAVATALLLMAQVSTGTASWADHGRRLVAGTAGNPINVGHTGAYAFLTCLILWLKAKPSSKAIWLGLSVPGLMVTVFSGTRSATLAILLGVAVVALYVTRIITQSGRSIARVTTTVTFVCGVLLSGMLLLGPLMAAPRQSTGMITEPPPLTTAIENGSQRIDALFQVISGGNTEDRSIRGREKMFQFAFEGFLAHPLIGQGLYAQYATHNAFLQVALEFGILGVATFIAPFFYIVHHIVQAIFLTAKRVRQASEQINPERFIRSDFSVVTCFMLVVFVQAVCLYSFHGDPYRNYLPICSTGLLLAYLRSQREAFRKSI; encoded by the coding sequence ATGCAATGGTCAACGATCGCAGCGGTTTCATTTGGCTTTTATATGCACGGACTGACTTTCTATTTCTTGATCGCGAGTCTGGCAGGAGTGCATACAGCAATCCTAACCGCAGCTTATCAAGCGCTAACCATCGGCATTCCATTTCTATTCAATCTAATTGATCCAGATGCCCGGAAACGAATACTCCGATTCGGAGTGATCGAGTTCCTGTATTTGATCTTTGCTGTCCTGTTTATCTATGACTTTTTCACCACGCGAACCCCAGAGATTTTTCCTGAAAACCTTCTGATCTATGCAAGTCTCTACTGGTTTGCCTTGGCGGTTGCAAAAAGTTTTTCGTTTGAGCAGCTAAAGATTGCTTGCTATACCTCAAATCGAGTCGCAGTCGCAACTGCGCTCTTGCTGATGGCACAAGTTTCTACAGGAACCGCATCATGGGCAGATCATGGACGGCGCTTAGTTGCAGGAACGGCTGGCAATCCAATCAATGTAGGACATACTGGAGCGTATGCGTTTCTCACCTGTTTGATCCTCTGGCTGAAAGCAAAGCCTTCGTCTAAAGCAATCTGGCTGGGGTTAAGTGTTCCAGGACTGATGGTGACGGTTTTCTCTGGTACTCGAAGTGCAACACTTGCGATTCTATTGGGAGTTGCAGTTGTTGCTCTCTATGTCACGCGGATCATCACACAATCCGGTCGATCCATTGCTAGAGTCACAACCACTGTTACTTTTGTCTGCGGGGTGTTGCTTAGTGGTATGTTGCTGTTAGGCCCGTTAATGGCCGCTCCTAGACAAAGTACCGGGATGATAACTGAACCTCCTCCGCTCACAACTGCGATCGAGAATGGTTCGCAGCGGATTGATGCATTGTTCCAAGTAATCTCTGGTGGAAATACGGAAGATCGCTCAATTCGAGGACGGGAAAAAATGTTTCAATTTGCTTTTGAGGGCTTTCTCGCACATCCGCTGATTGGACAAGGATTATATGCACAATATGCAACGCACAATGCTTTTCTACAAGTAGCGCTAGAATTTGGCATTTTGGGGGTTGCAACGTTTATTGCTCCTTTTTTCTACATTGTTCACCATATCGTACAAGCGATATTTCTAACAGCGAAACGAGTACGACAAGCGAGTGAGCAGATTAATCCAGAGCGTTTTATTCGGAGCGATTTTTCTGTAGTGACTTGCTTTATGTTGGTTGTTTTTGTGCAGGCAGTTTGTCTTTATTCGTTTCACGGTGATCCGTACCGGAATTATTTGCCAATTTGCTCAACGGGTTTGTTGCTTGCGTATTTACGATCGCAGCGAGAAGCCTTTCGGAAAAGCATCTAG
- a CDS encoding NAD-dependent epimerase/dehydratase family protein, translated as MKVLVTGSNGLIGSEAVEYYDRQGHEVIGVDNNMRAEFFGAQGDTTWNLQRLSAKTRNFKPHSIDIRDRDRLFELFQIHAFDLIIHCAAQPSHDKACQIPILDFEVNALGTMNLLEATRQYCPEAVFIHMSTNKVYGDAPNELPRVELEKRYDYANEADYHGISEDCRIDRTLHSLFGASKTAADIVAQEYGRYFGMNVGIFRGGCLTGPSHSGVELHGFLSYLIKVAVTGGTYRVFGYKGKQVRDNIHSYDVIQAFEAFRRNPRPGEVYNLGGGRENSISILETFDLVEQLTGRTVNWVYVEQNRIGDHICYISDLRKLKSHFPEWQITRSITDILQEIVTAEDTRYASVR; from the coding sequence ATGAAAGTCTTAGTCACGGGTTCCAACGGTTTGATCGGCTCTGAAGCGGTTGAATATTACGATCGTCAAGGGCACGAGGTGATCGGGGTCGATAACAATATGCGGGCTGAATTCTTCGGTGCACAAGGCGATACGACCTGGAATCTTCAGCGTCTGAGTGCAAAAACAAGAAATTTCAAGCCGCATAGCATTGATATTCGCGATCGCGATCGTCTATTTGAGCTATTTCAAATCCATGCTTTTGATCTGATCATTCACTGTGCCGCGCAGCCGTCTCACGATAAAGCTTGTCAGATTCCCATCTTGGACTTTGAGGTGAATGCGCTTGGAACAATGAATTTGCTTGAAGCAACTCGGCAATACTGCCCGGAAGCAGTCTTCATTCACATGAGCACGAATAAAGTGTATGGCGATGCTCCGAATGAACTGCCGCGCGTCGAACTCGAAAAGCGCTATGACTATGCCAACGAAGCAGACTATCACGGCATTTCTGAAGACTGTCGCATCGATCGTACTTTACATTCTCTGTTTGGAGCTTCCAAGACCGCAGCTGATATTGTCGCTCAAGAATACGGACGCTATTTCGGTATGAACGTCGGTATCTTTCGCGGCGGCTGTCTCACAGGTCCCTCTCATTCTGGAGTCGAACTGCATGGTTTTCTTTCTTACCTGATAAAAGTTGCGGTTACAGGTGGAACTTATCGTGTATTTGGTTACAAAGGAAAACAAGTGCGCGACAACATTCATAGCTATGACGTGATTCAAGCATTTGAAGCATTTCGGCGCAATCCTAGACCAGGCGAGGTCTACAATCTGGGTGGAGGACGCGAAAACAGTATCTCGATTCTAGAAACTTTTGATTTAGTCGAGCAATTGACCGGACGAACTGTGAATTGGGTGTATGTAGAACAAAACCGGATTGGAGATCACATTTGCTACATTTCTGATTTACGCAAGCTCAAAAGCCATTTCCCTGAATGGCAAATCACACGCAGTATTACGGATATTTTGCAGGAAATCGTTACGGCAGAGGATACGAGATATGCTTCAGTCCGTTAG
- a CDS encoding glycosyltransferase family 2 protein, translated as MLNVPKISIVTPSFNQAPFLEATLQSVLSQNYPNLEYIVIDGGSTDGSVEIIKRYESQLHYWCSEPDAGQYAAINKGFSHATGEIMAWLNSDDMQCPWALKTVASIMSELSEVEWLTTLNPGLWDWYGFCLGFRAVPGYDRSAFLEGRYLPHSPKTLRGIGSIQQESTFWRRSLWEKIGGQISTEYKLAGDFDLWAQFYQHADLYGVASPLAGFRSQNTQKSSHLDLYVAESLRSLKSMRSPNVFRQLQLHRVPIVRSWLKSHLSYSCQRIVRTQSNSAEGRWTIESYQPIF; from the coding sequence ATGCTTAATGTTCCCAAAATCTCGATCGTCACTCCATCATTCAATCAAGCCCCGTTTCTCGAAGCCACGCTTCAAAGCGTTCTCTCGCAGAACTATCCGAATCTGGAATACATCGTGATCGATGGTGGCTCGACTGATGGCAGTGTCGAAATTATCAAACGCTATGAGTCTCAACTTCATTATTGGTGTAGTGAGCCAGATGCCGGACAGTATGCTGCAATTAATAAAGGCTTTTCTCACGCCACTGGGGAAATTATGGCGTGGCTAAATAGTGATGATATGCAGTGTCCTTGGGCATTAAAAACGGTTGCAAGTATCATGAGCGAACTGTCTGAGGTGGAATGGTTAACGACATTGAATCCAGGACTGTGGGATTGGTATGGATTTTGTTTAGGATTTCGGGCTGTTCCTGGATATGATCGATCTGCATTTCTTGAAGGTCGCTATCTGCCCCATAGTCCAAAAACGCTGCGAGGCATCGGAAGCATTCAACAAGAATCAACCTTTTGGCGACGAAGTTTATGGGAAAAAATTGGTGGTCAGATCAGCACCGAATACAAATTAGCGGGTGACTTTGATCTATGGGCACAGTTCTATCAGCACGCTGATCTATATGGGGTTGCTTCTCCTTTAGCGGGATTTCGATCACAAAACACACAGAAAAGCAGTCATCTCGATTTGTATGTGGCTGAATCACTACGATCGCTCAAGTCGATGCGATCGCCAAATGTGTTTCGTCAGTTACAGCTTCATCGTGTGCCGATAGTGCGGAGTTGGCTGAAATCTCATCTGAGCTATTCTTGTCAGCGCATCGTCCGAACTCAGTCAAATTCTGCTGAAGGTCGCTGGACGATTGAATCTTATCAACCGATTTTCTAA
- a CDS encoding glycosyltransferase family 2 protein — translation MTDYPSISVVIPSYNQGQFIGETIQSVIDQQYPNLEILVLDGGSTDNTVEVIEQYIDRLTYWHSKKDKGQADAINQGMRLSSGEIVCWLNSDDMYLPGTLLEIGQRFRGLTDQNYVIYGDTQFLYEERRPRGARKVQYAAPYDPLMLAYYDYIAQPSAFWTRKLWEETGELDLRYHYVLDWEWFLRAGKIAQFEYVPKLYSIYRIHTSHKSSSGGIRRKQEVLDVVKTYASEYWIDLYQEVDRCYPTFKPWLKRLRKLGIPHQEWLLSQFVPALRSKLQHVQDLSKVLAMYA, via the coding sequence ATGACAGATTATCCTTCTATCTCAGTTGTCATTCCTTCTTACAATCAAGGGCAATTTATCGGAGAGACAATCCAATCAGTCATTGATCAGCAGTATCCGAATCTAGAAATTCTCGTGCTCGATGGTGGAAGTACCGACAATACCGTTGAAGTGATTGAACAATATATCGATCGTCTTACTTACTGGCACTCGAAAAAAGATAAAGGACAAGCCGATGCCATCAATCAAGGCATGAGGTTGAGTTCTGGTGAGATCGTGTGTTGGCTGAATTCTGATGATATGTATCTGCCGGGAACCTTGCTAGAGATCGGGCAACGGTTTCGAGGATTGACCGATCAGAACTATGTCATATACGGCGATACTCAGTTTCTTTATGAAGAAAGACGACCCAGAGGCGCAAGAAAAGTACAGTATGCTGCTCCTTACGATCCGTTGATGTTGGCTTACTATGACTACATTGCTCAACCCAGTGCATTTTGGACACGCAAGCTTTGGGAAGAAACGGGAGAATTAGACCTGCGCTATCACTATGTTTTAGATTGGGAATGGTTTCTTCGAGCCGGGAAAATTGCTCAGTTTGAGTATGTTCCTAAGCTTTATTCGATCTATCGAATTCATACAAGTCACAAAAGTAGCTCCGGTGGCATTCGGCGAAAACAAGAAGTGTTAGATGTGGTGAAAACTTACGCTTCTGAGTATTGGATCGATCTATATCAGGAAGTCGATCGCTGTTATCCGACGTTCAAACCCTGGTTAAAACGGCTGAGAAAGTTGGGCATTCCTCATCAAGAATGGCTGCTTTCTCAGTTTGTTCCAGCGCTCCGTTCCAAACTTCAACACGTTCAGGATCTATCGAAAGTTTTAGCAATGTATGCTTAA
- a CDS encoding WcbI family polysaccharide biosynthesis putative acetyltransferase, which translates to MKKRCAIFANCQRQLIETFLQSSDEFVEEYCFERIPYTYEAVYQNLEVSEEVLARTDLFIYQPLGEKYGELSTDRLVTKLRPNCITISFPYLYFKGYYPQDIDNPLAKPEAGYPFGRFPYGDRNIINFVEAGKSRAEIIERLTQPDFYDQAFLLNLVEETLQELTRREKETDIKIATLIRQRYQHELLFYTVNHPSNTIGREVVNQMLQILKLPLLKKPPEFRLFSLEGLTAMSFAVRVANRMRRMIDLKPVPNPYREVFGDNQIPLYPSVIQQLNLTGVPINHRYRQGQQKLTFAEYVAAYLTQYD; encoded by the coding sequence ATGAAAAAACGCTGTGCTATCTTTGCAAACTGTCAAAGGCAACTAATCGAAACGTTTTTACAGTCGTCTGATGAATTTGTTGAGGAGTATTGCTTTGAAAGAATTCCTTACACCTATGAAGCGGTTTATCAAAACCTTGAAGTTTCTGAGGAGGTGTTAGCAAGAACGGATCTGTTTATCTATCAGCCACTCGGCGAGAAATATGGCGAACTGAGCACAGATCGTTTAGTAACTAAATTACGCCCGAACTGCATTACAATTTCGTTTCCTTATCTTTATTTCAAAGGATACTATCCTCAAGATATCGATAATCCCTTAGCGAAACCGGAAGCAGGCTATCCGTTTGGTCGATTTCCATATGGAGATCGTAATATCATCAACTTTGTCGAAGCTGGAAAAAGCCGAGCGGAAATTATTGAGCGATTGACCCAACCAGACTTTTATGATCAAGCGTTTCTACTCAATCTAGTAGAAGAAACATTGCAGGAACTGACTCGACGAGAAAAGGAAACAGATATCAAGATTGCAACTCTAATTCGACAGCGCTATCAACATGAACTCTTGTTTTATACAGTCAATCATCCGTCTAATACGATCGGGCGCGAGGTGGTCAATCAAATGCTGCAAATTCTCAAACTGCCGCTGTTGAAAAAGCCGCCTGAGTTTCGATTGTTTTCGCTGGAAGGTTTGACTGCGATGAGTTTTGCGGTTCGGGTGGCGAATCGAATGCGGAGAATGATTGATCTCAAACCTGTACCAAATCCATATCGAGAAGTGTTTGGTGATAATCAAATTCCGCTTTATCCAAGTGTGATTCAACAGTTGAATTTAACGGGTGTCCCCATCAATCATCGATATCGGCAGGGTCAGCAGAAGTTAACATTTGCTGAATATGTCGCAGCTTATTTAACTCAGTATGACTAA
- a CDS encoding glycosyltransferase — MNIGYLHIGLPQHGIHRYGRLLAAEARTRSQINVIEADVQLTGDRSCDRHALINAAQTLSQADVIHFQYNRVIWGEDWRQIHHLNTFLDRCSRPLIVTLHDIFYPPSSATLVHKYRSHPGSVRVAELIKAILRDQLSPNILALQKVISRSQSAFVCTQEEARRLSDRIVSSKIKIIPHFVESRTPGISRIESRKVLHLDNFTVITLLGFIYSGKGHKLLIQALPHLPAHVKLIFAGGVSPGHEAYFQDLMALAEKEGVRDRIHVTGYLSELELERYLLATDLAVCPFRQTSASSSLSTWLSVACPILASSIPQIAEYNALAPGAIKIFEDYTPNGLKAAILEFLATGCKPEDHKIAALRHQLSISNIFDQHLHYYNRLLEFDYVA, encoded by the coding sequence ATGAATATTGGCTATCTTCACATTGGATTACCGCAACATGGGATTCATCGCTATGGACGATTGTTAGCTGCAGAAGCGCGAACTCGATCTCAGATCAACGTGATCGAAGCTGATGTTCAGTTAACTGGAGATCGATCGTGCGATCGTCATGCTCTCATCAATGCGGCACAAACCCTCTCTCAGGCAGATGTGATTCACTTTCAATATAATCGTGTGATTTGGGGAGAAGATTGGCGACAGATTCATCATCTCAATACGTTTCTTGATCGCTGTTCTCGTCCTTTGATTGTGACGCTGCACGATATTTTCTATCCGCCTTCGAGTGCTACTTTGGTACACAAGTATCGATCCCATCCGGGTAGTGTTCGGGTCGCGGAACTGATCAAAGCAATATTGCGCGATCAACTCTCACCGAACATTCTGGCACTGCAAAAAGTGATTTCGCGATCGCAGAGTGCTTTTGTTTGTACCCAAGAAGAGGCGCGACGATTAAGCGATCGGATTGTTAGCTCAAAAATTAAGATTATTCCGCACTTTGTAGAATCACGCACGCCCGGAATCAGTCGAATCGAATCGCGAAAAGTTTTGCATCTCGACAACTTTACTGTCATTACACTATTGGGATTTATCTACAGCGGTAAAGGGCATAAATTGCTCATTCAAGCGCTGCCTCATCTTCCCGCCCATGTCAAACTCATTTTCGCAGGCGGGGTGAGTCCAGGACACGAAGCTTATTTTCAGGATTTGATGGCACTGGCGGAGAAAGAAGGAGTCAGAGATCGTATTCACGTGACAGGCTATCTTTCAGAATTAGAACTTGAACGTTATCTTCTCGCTACTGATCTAGCAGTCTGTCCTTTTCGTCAAACTTCTGCATCGAGTTCTCTTTCGACCTGGCTTTCGGTTGCCTGTCCTATTCTCGCTTCTAGCATTCCTCAAATTGCTGAGTATAATGCTCTCGCTCCTGGTGCGATCAAAATTTTCGAGGACTATACGCCTAACGGGTTGAAAGCAGCGATTTTAGAATTTCTAGCCACAGGTTGCAAACCTGAAGATCACAAGATTGCGGCTCTGCGTCACCAGCTTTCGATCTCTAATATTTTTGATCAGCATCTTCACTACTACAATCGTTTACTGGAGTTTGACTATGTTGCGTAG
- a CDS encoding glycosyltransferase family protein codes for MSLLVDTFFTTNANGHGGDHRTAQIAELIGKANLEITPFSRTLLKSAQSRSIAALKAVLDPATWQFIAKHHLKINSAFRSIAFCGFQRQLYQRVLQQHTGTKVLIWEATKNYVAPFVAAEQHFKVIAFPHNLEALVPDQGAIFENFETEVQALVKADWVFCISREEEWLLRTKGANAHYLPYYPPQLVLERFLKVRAARQNMTNDRFLIHGNAKNPPTRNGMIEQIEWLKKARETFPFEVDIVGYGTEMLKEYCESADFVVHGSVTPEQLQAFLTSAKAALIHQVPTSGALTRIPELLIAGIPVIANRNASRSTSDYAGVYQYDDWIELTELMSRSLKCPEMLDRPVAHEKRVIDCLQACTSPS; via the coding sequence ATGAGTCTTCTAGTCGATACGTTTTTTACAACAAATGCAAACGGTCATGGGGGCGATCATCGTACCGCACAAATTGCCGAACTGATCGGGAAAGCAAATCTAGAGATAACGCCGTTTTCGCGCACGCTTCTCAAATCGGCTCAGAGTCGATCGATTGCTGCGCTCAAAGCCGTTTTGGATCCTGCTACCTGGCAATTTATCGCGAAGCATCACTTGAAGATCAATTCTGCATTTCGCTCGATCGCGTTTTGCGGATTTCAGCGTCAGCTCTATCAGCGAGTCCTGCAACAGCATACAGGCACCAAAGTCTTGATCTGGGAAGCAACAAAGAACTATGTTGCACCGTTTGTCGCAGCAGAACAGCACTTTAAGGTTATTGCATTTCCTCATAATCTAGAAGCACTAGTTCCAGATCAGGGAGCGATTTTTGAGAATTTTGAAACAGAAGTGCAAGCGTTAGTCAAAGCAGACTGGGTGTTTTGTATTTCTCGTGAGGAAGAATGGCTACTTCGCACGAAGGGAGCTAATGCTCATTATCTGCCTTACTATCCTCCTCAACTTGTTCTAGAGCGGTTTCTTAAGGTTCGAGCAGCAAGGCAAAATATGACAAACGATCGCTTTCTAATTCATGGCAATGCGAAAAATCCGCCAACTCGTAACGGTATGATCGAGCAAATTGAATGGCTCAAGAAAGCCAGAGAAACTTTTCCCTTTGAAGTGGATATTGTCGGGTATGGCACAGAGATGCTCAAAGAATACTGCGAGTCTGCTGATTTTGTTGTACATGGCAGTGTCACTCCTGAACAATTACAAGCGTTTCTCACGTCTGCCAAAGCGGCACTCATTCATCAAGTTCCCACGTCTGGGGCACTCACTCGAATTCCCGAATTGCTTATTGCTGGCATTCCTGTGATTGCAAATCGGAATGCTTCGAGAAGTACCTCTGATTATGCTGGGGTCTATCAATATGATGATTGGATTGAGTTAACAGAATTGATGAGTCGCTCGCTTAAATGTCCTGAAATGCTTGATCGCCCTGTTGCGCACGAGAAACGGGTGATTGATTGTCTACAAGCATGTACAAGTCCATCTTAA
- a CDS encoding glycosyltransferase, whose translation MLQSVSQMISGSADSTVAHPVLLLFDLKATGHHSVYINHLVQYWHHTQIPGKLCVVVSQQFVDRHSDVVALSMQSEQSEIEFTAISEAEYAAFQQAKSAVAKSWIEWKLFCQYARQLKATEGVLMYLDSLQLPLCWGEVPPCPISGIYFRPAFHYGKLLEQQQSWKERIRQWRQRLILAQILRNRHLKTLFCLDPFAIAEIQKLHPNTQAKILPLADPVRIEPTNVIVRSQFKQELDIEVGRQVFLMFGELNDRKGIFPVLQALQQVPTEIAQKVCLLLAGPINADQRSRIESAIASVEATPVQVILRDRYLKGQEVQLCFETADRVFATYQRHVGMSSVLAHAAATQTPVIASNYGLLGALTRQYELGITIDATDPAQISSAIAQSIEGAISVNAAKTEQFLQQNQAERFVKTILDNLLDRSQV comes from the coding sequence ATGCTTCAGTCCGTTAGCCAAATGATATCGGGTTCTGCGGATTCAACAGTGGCTCACCCTGTGCTGCTGCTGTTTGACCTCAAAGCAACCGGACATCATTCGGTTTATATCAACCATCTAGTACAGTATTGGCATCACACCCAGATTCCGGGAAAGCTTTGTGTTGTTGTTTCTCAGCAGTTTGTCGATCGACATTCGGATGTTGTTGCCCTATCAATGCAATCTGAGCAAAGCGAGATCGAATTCACAGCGATTTCGGAAGCCGAATATGCCGCATTTCAACAGGCAAAATCGGCTGTTGCAAAGTCTTGGATCGAGTGGAAACTTTTCTGTCAATATGCTCGACAACTCAAGGCAACTGAAGGTGTTTTGATGTATCTCGATAGTCTTCAGCTTCCGCTCTGTTGGGGGGAAGTACCGCCTTGTCCAATATCAGGCATCTATTTTCGTCCAGCGTTTCACTATGGAAAGCTTTTAGAGCAGCAGCAATCTTGGAAAGAGCGCATTCGACAATGGCGACAGCGATTGATTCTGGCTCAGATTCTTCGCAATCGGCACCTGAAAACATTGTTTTGTCTTGATCCATTCGCGATCGCAGAAATTCAAAAGCTACATCCGAACACTCAAGCCAAAATTCTCCCTCTAGCTGATCCGGTTCGCATTGAGCCAACGAATGTAATTGTGAGATCACAGTTCAAACAAGAGCTAGATATCGAAGTAGGTCGGCAAGTGTTTCTGATGTTTGGGGAATTAAATGACCGTAAGGGAATTTTTCCAGTCCTTCAAGCCCTTCAGCAGGTTCCTACTGAGATTGCTCAAAAAGTATGCCTATTGCTTGCAGGACCGATTAATGCTGATCAGAGATCACGAATTGAATCAGCGATCGCATCCGTGGAAGCAACTCCAGTACAAGTGATTTTACGTGATCGCTATCTCAAAGGTCAGGAGGTACAGCTTTGTTTTGAAACCGCGGATCGCGTGTTTGCTACCTATCAACGACATGTGGGAATGAGTTCTGTACTCGCTCATGCCGCAGCGACTCAAACCCCTGTGATCGCTTCTAACTATGGCTTGTTGGGTGCGTTAACAAGACAGTATGAGCTTGGTATCACGATCGATGCGACTGATCCTGCTCAAATTTCGAGTGCGATCGCTCAATCGATCGAGGGTGCGATCAGCGTCAATGCGGCAAAAACAGAACAGTTTCTTCAGCAAAATCAAGCAGAGCGATTTGTCAAAACCATTCTGGACAATCTGCTCGATCGATCGCAAGTTTAG
- a CDS encoding glycosyltransferase family 4 protein, giving the protein MKVLQITHSDSAQGGGGAISMYRLHRSLNQCGVESKILSGLKTLAGSESQAISRNAKIERQLNRVTIRLGLNDIHCVSSFDLLKHPCYQESDLLNFHILHSGFFSYLAISSLTAQKPAVWTLHDMWSFTGHCAYSYDCDRWKSGCGQCPYPETYPSVRRDSTAWEWRLKRNQYDRANLTIVAPSRWLTEQAKQSLLKRFEVHWIPNGIDTTVYQPLDKLECRSLLGIPAQKKVLLFGAESLKDRRKGGDLLVKALEHLPASLKTEIVLLTLGGNNEIGTLVGIEAINLGYVSHDRLKAMAYSAADLFVFPTRADNLPLMLQESMACGTPMVSFDVGGVPDLVRPGVTGYLAAPEDPIDFASGIVKLLDDDDLRQHMQNNCRSIAIAEFALPLQAQRYKELYHQILQTS; this is encoded by the coding sequence ATGAAAGTTCTCCAGATTACGCATAGTGACTCGGCTCAGGGTGGGGGGGGTGCGATCTCAATGTATCGCCTGCATCGATCGCTAAACCAATGTGGTGTTGAGTCTAAAATTCTCAGTGGGCTGAAAACGCTAGCTGGATCAGAGTCTCAAGCGATTTCTCGCAATGCCAAAATCGAACGTCAACTTAATCGCGTTACGATTCGGCTCGGACTCAATGATATTCACTGTGTTAGCTCGTTTGATCTGCTGAAGCATCCATGCTACCAAGAAAGCGATCTGCTCAATTTTCACATTCTCCATAGCGGATTTTTTAGTTATCTGGCGATTTCATCTCTGACTGCTCAAAAGCCTGCGGTATGGACGCTGCATGATATGTGGAGTTTTACCGGACATTGTGCTTATAGCTATGATTGCGATCGCTGGAAATCGGGTTGCGGACAGTGCCCGTATCCTGAGACTTATCCTTCAGTACGGCGAGATAGTACTGCTTGGGAATGGCGACTGAAGCGAAACCAATACGATCGAGCAAATTTAACGATCGTTGCACCGAGTCGATGGCTAACTGAGCAAGCCAAACAAAGTTTACTGAAGCGGTTTGAAGTTCACTGGATTCCGAATGGAATTGATACAACCGTTTATCAGCCATTAGACAAGCTAGAATGTCGATCTCTGTTGGGCATTCCAGCACAGAAGAAAGTTCTACTATTCGGTGCAGAGAGTCTAAAAGATAGGCGTAAGGGAGGCGATCTCCTCGTCAAAGCATTAGAACACCTGCCTGCCAGTCTGAAGACAGAAATTGTGTTGCTAACACTGGGAGGAAACAACGAAATTGGAACCTTAGTCGGGATCGAAGCAATTAATCTCGGCTATGTGAGTCACGATCGATTAAAAGCAATGGCGTATTCTGCGGCGGACTTGTTTGTGTTTCCGACTCGTGCGGATAACTTACCGCTGATGCTGCAAGAAAGTATGGCGTGTGGTACTCCGATGGTGTCGTTTGATGTTGGCGGTGTTCCGGATCTCGTTCGTCCTGGGGTGACTGGATATCTTGCAGCCCCGGAAGATCCAATCGATTTTGCCAGCGGGATTGTAAAGCTACTCGATGATGATGACCTGCGACAACACATGCAGAATAATTGTCGATCGATCGCGATCGCGGAATTTGCTTTACCACTCCAAGCCCAACGCTACAAAGAACTCTATCATCAGATTTTGCAGACCTCATGA